In Microcaecilia unicolor unplaced genomic scaffold, aMicUni1.1, whole genome shotgun sequence, one DNA window encodes the following:
- the LOC115458872 gene encoding butyrophilin-like protein 9 yields MASFCALLLLLSILGTGGSHEMKARLYTSVVLPCEFPFVQGSENLFISWEKEDNRDIIAVHSFHDSTDHPEEQTAQYRGRTRLSKELSRGVISLELTEVTSSDAGIYMCKAANLNNRGSKEIHLTIDELEADDPKVTVEQRNGEKVLKCVSSGRYKKPRVEWHDRKLNDLTSHAETNVSEAQSDGTRTVESVLNLPFTTNEHYFCHIHEEHLKRSVRAIPSDGKTIELNDEL; encoded by the exons GTGGATCGCATGAGATGAAAGCACGCCTTTACACCAGCGTTGTCTTGCCATGTGAATTCCCCTTTGTCCAGGGATCAGAAAATTTGTTTATCTCATGGGAAAAGGAAGACAACAGAGATATCATCGCAGTGCACAGCTTCCACGATAGTACAGATCATCCTGAAGAGCAGACGGCCCAATACAGGGGAAGAACACGCTTGAGCAAGGAGCTCTCCAGAGGAGTGATATCCTTGGAACTGACAGAAGTGACTTCGTCAGATGCAGGAATATACATGTGCAAAGCAGCAAATCTGAATAACAGAGGCAGCAAGGAGATTCATTTGACAATAGATG AGCTGGAGGCTGATGATCCAAAGGTGACTGTGGAACAGAGAAATGGGGAGAAGGTTCTGAAATGTGTCTCCTCTGGGCGATATAAGAAGCCTCGGGTTGAGTGGCATGACAGAAAGCTGAATGATTTGACCAGCCATGCTGAAACTAATGTAAGTGAGGCGCAAAGTGACGGCACCAGAACAGTGGAGTCTGTTCTAAACCTTCCCTTCACAACAAATGAGCACTACTTCTGCCACATCCATGAGGAGCACCTGAAGAGATCAGTTCGAGCCATCCCCTCAG ATGGTAAAACTATTGAGCTGAATGATGAGCTGTAA